A region of the Thamnophis elegans isolate rThaEle1 chromosome 1, rThaEle1.pri, whole genome shotgun sequence genome:
TCCTGCCCTGTTTCCATGTTCTTCCCTAGATGGTTCTGGCTATGACCAGACGAATAGCTGGCTGACTTTTCTCCAGCAGCTCCAGGCAAATGCCCTGACGTGCAGCAGAGGACAGCCGTACAAGCTTGTCGGAAGCGGGGATCAAAGAAGGCATAGAGAAAAGGATTGAGGCAGCTGTTGACATAGGCCAAGCAGCTGCAGTACGGGTGGAGATTGCTCAGAAAGGCATGGAAGCTGCAGGACAAGGGCATCACCTCCCAGTCCATTAGCATGTAGATGGTTTTCACCAAGTGGAAGGGGAGCCAGCAGATTGCAAAAGTGGTCACAAGGACAATGATAATGGTTAGCAGGCGCTTCCGTTTCCTCAACCCTTCACTGCGCTCCTTTCGGAAGTGACCTGCAATCGTACGGGCAATGAAGAAGTAGCAAATCAGCATGATGGCGAAGGGGATTACAAATCCCATCAGGGTAGAGGACAAGCCAAGCCCTGCTTCCCAGGCTGCCTCAGTCTTGTTGGTTGCCACACTTGAATAATCCATGAAACATGTCACTTTGTCACTCCCAAGGAATACTCCAGTCCTCCGGAAAATCATGGCTGGCAAGGCCAAGAGAGCCGCCATAGTCCAGAGCACAATGGTCATTAGAAGTCCACTAGCTTTGGACCTCAGCTTGGCATTGGCTATGGGGCGAACGATAGCCAAGTAGCGGTCAAAGCTGAGCCCTGTGAGGCAGAAGACACTGGCGTACATATTGACAAAGACCAGATAGCTGCTGAGCTTGCAGGCAAAAGAGCCAAAAGACCAATGGTAGTCCAGGACCACATAGGTGGCCCATAGTGGCAAAGTGACCACAAAAGTCAGGTCAGCTATTGCCAGGTTTGCAATGAATGTATCTGCTGAGCGTCGCTTTTCTTGTCCTCCTCGGAAAATGGTCCACAGCACCAAACCGTTGCCAGTGGTGCCcaggaaaaaaacaagcaaatagaTTGAAGGAATTAGGATTTTGGAAGAACTCCAGTCATCGTAGTCACATTCATAGCTGCTGGAGTTATTGTCAGTATCGTTGCCAAATTCCATTTCTGCTGGAAGAAGAagttctccctctttttttgttttttgctctttGGTTTCCAGATCACTCAGCAGGATAAATCTTGGCAGAGTTCTTGTGTAGAAGGAagacccaaaaaaaaaaaaaatgttgccaggTCTCTCAGCTCATGTGTGTCTTTCTGTTGCCTCCTTCCTTTCAAAGCTTTAGACAGATCTGGCCAGTGCCTCTCACAGTCTGGgtcatctctctcacacacccacTCATTCCTACTGTAGTAGTAGCTTCCTTTTGAGTTGTCTTAAAACCTTTGTATCCcagcccccttcccctccccccagtccTCCCCTTGCTTTCACTCAACATCCTTATGTGAATTGGATGAATTGACCCCTGTGGTGCTGGGCAGCTCCATCTGCCATTTGGATCCTCCCCTTCACAAACACTCTCTACATGTGCTCTCAACCTAAGCTTCTCAGAGCAAGGAAAGGAATGTGGCTTAAGACAACCAGAGATGCTGGGTGGGTGGCATGGAGCGATAATCCAAATAGCAGGGTTCCCAGATGCCCTGCTAACCCGATCAACCCTTTGCCTAAAGACTCGGTTTCCCAATTATCAGTTCTTCTCAGTTTCAGCTGCAAAGTGATCtaagtgctttttttttccccttcaaaactAAGCATCCTTGACTTTAGGACATTCTGTGATCACATTAGGATAGCACATTAAGAAAAGTCTGTCAATGCAAAGGAATGGTGTGTTCATACATATATGTAAATAAGCTTTTACTAAGGAAGTTGAAAATTATTCTGCTTGGCTCCCTGAAAGGCTTTGAAAACTAAGGTGGTGGGGGCAGAGCTGGGAAGAATGAGAGACTCCCAGCAAACATCTCAGAGAGAAGCATATGAGTGGGGGGAAAAGTGTGTATGTAGGGAGGTACTTAAGTCATGCTTTGGTCTGCAGAGATCATTGGTGGTGAATAGTTCAAACTTTAGACACACGGGGCATTTCTAGAAGATCCAcgtatttgaaaaatatttcttgagttttaaatatttgataaataatttataaCGATAATGATACAATGTATGTATActaaaacacaggtagtcctcgacttacaaccagaaattatgtcactaagtgagaaatttgttacgtgagttatgtccccttttatgacttttcttcccttatttgttaggtgaatcactgcagttgttaaattagtaacacggttgttaagtggatttggcttccccattgactctgcttatcagaagattgcaaaagttgCTACATGACTGCAGGAtatttcaaccgtcataaatatggaccagttgttaagcatccaaatgtaaatcacatgacccatggggatactgcaatggtcataaaaggggaaaatggtcataaatcacttttttcagtaccattgtaactctgaatgatcactaaatgaactgttgtaagttgaggactacttgtagatattttttttctaaaaggagcAAACCTGAATTAAAGTCTATCaacttaaaaaaagagagagagagagagagagattattagCAATTCATTGTAACTGATCTAAACCTCTGCATTGCATCTAAAATGCTCAAATTTCAGTTTATTCCCAGTcccaaaagaaatgtctttgggcagttcccacagaaaacacacaGCCTTTATATGAAGCACATAATAATAAGAGTAAAGTAGTTTACAAATTAAATAAGAAAAGCTTTTCAGCTATACAACGTGTAATAAGACTGCATATTCACTAATGAAAAATTGAGGCTGTCTTTATATGTTAATTTACTACTTGCGGTTTTAGGATACGATGTTTAGACAATTAAATCTGACATGGCCAAAACATCAGACACAGAAACAGTATGAAAGAACAACTTGGAACCAGGCAACATCTGATATTCTAGTCTCTCCTGGACAGGACCAGAGCATATTTGCTATCTGTCCGTAGAAGATATCTCCAGCTCCTTTGAAGTACCTGTAGTGATGGAACTGCTAGCCACCTATCTTGCCTTTTGATGGGTTTTATCTGCCTTCCCAGGAAATATCTGGCCTGCTGGATTAGAAAATGGCTTCGTGCTGACCATAGCACCACTCTTACAAGCCATTTAGGGCTTTGGTGTTCAATCTTCCCTTTGTGCTTTACTGATCAGCCTGATAATTTCCATCAGCTGTCCTGGTCATCCTCCATGTGCCTTTGTTTATAACACAAGGAGTTCTGTGTTGCACTATCATCAGAATAACAAAGCAACTAGCAAGTAATTCAGGCCTGTCCCAACTCTTTGAAATGTCAGAATTCTCCCTTGGTTAAAACtaggaaaaacaaaacattccAGAACAACTTCAAAATCCCTGTGACTTGCATCCTTCAGAGGCCCCAAAAATGACCTTTATAACTCCCTCATTTAATCTATGCAACTTCCCTGTAAGGCAGATTAGGCTAAAATTAAATGACAGGCACAGTCACCCAGTGAATGAAGGGGGATTTGAACCCAGACCTTTCAAATCCAGTTAAACCCTACTCTTCTCACTGGAATTAGTTTACAAATTAAAGTAAGTATGTATGGTTTAAACCAGGTCACAATTTGCTCAAATCATACAAATATCTATTGTTAAGTAGTAAATAGCAGTTTAAATCCTTGGAGAACATATGTTCAATCAAAATTCTCAGTGGGACCAACCAAAATGTCATGTTAATCAGCAAGCTTTTTAATTTTCTAAGAGTCCTTGTCAGAATAAACAGAATGCAAAATGCTGGCCTGGAAAAAACTGGAATAGTGTAGAAGCCATAAAAACCTACTTAGGTCACCATCTTCAGATGGAGTCCAGGAAAAGGTGACAAGTTCATTGAGTTATGCTTTCCTGCCAGATGCTATGTGGGTTTCAGGTTACCAGCAGTGATGCTTGAACAAAGATACACAGTAGGTGATTTGATCACCcgtgttggaaaaaaaaatctaaaacttaCCTAGATCTGTCTCAGGTCTTAAATGAAACATATAAACTGGGTTTAGACTGTTGTACAAGGTCTGGATTTCTTAACCGTAGCTTGAACCAGTCAGATTGGCTGGCTTGTTCACACATTGCACTAAACCATAAACAATGTTACAAATGGTGACTGGATTTGTCCAACCCTCTAAGGCTAAAACCAAACAGCCTAAATTGGCTTTAGAACAATATGTGAACCCGGTCAAGCTTTAAGTAACAGCCTTTTTTATTCAGCGTCACTGAACAGAAGCTGGAAAAAGCTTCTGCAGCTGCATTAATGAAGTATAGAGAGATTATATGCTTGTCTTTTGAGGTTCAAAGCACATCTTCCAAATACTTTTTCAAGAGTGCCTAGCTGTACTGTCACATTTTGGATGAATGATCTCAAATAACTATAA
Encoded here:
- the APLNR gene encoding apelin receptor, producing MEFGNDTDNNSSSYECDYDDWSSSKILIPSIYLLVFFLGTTGNGLVLWTIFRGGQEKRRSADTFIANLAIADLTFVVTLPLWATYVVLDYHWSFGSFACKLSSYLVFVNMYASVFCLTGLSFDRYLAIVRPIANAKLRSKASGLLMTIVLWTMAALLALPAMIFRRTGVFLGSDKVTCFMDYSSVATNKTEAAWEAGLGLSSTLMGFVIPFAIMLICYFFIARTIAGHFRKERSEGLRKRKRLLTIIIVLVTTFAICWLPFHLVKTIYMLMDWEVMPLSCSFHAFLSNLHPYCSCLAYVNSCLNPFLYAFFDPRFRQACTAVLCCTSGHLPGAAGEKSASYSSGHSQNHLGKNMETGQEKHCPDSQETLLHE